The segment TGTCTTCGCAAAGCGGTCTTGTTTCGGGGCAAGCGGTAACGGCCGAGGTCCTTGCCCGCAATCCGGACGGCCAATCGTTTCAATTCCGAATCACGCCGCAAACGACTGCGTCTCCGGCTCCTGCTTCTTTGCCGGCCCCGGGCGCGGCCGGCATGGTAGAGACGCTGCTTCAGGCGCTTGGAGCGGTGAAATTGCCCGAAAATGCGGCGTTATTGCTCCCGTCCTCGCTGCCGCCGTCCGTGGACGCCGCGCGCGCGGCGCTTTCGTTTTTCGTCTTGAAATCCCAACTGGGCGGGGATCTGCGCCGGATCGCCGCGCAAATCGAAGAGGCTCTTCGGGCAGGCGTTCCGTTGCGCGCTGAAACACGGGCCTTGGCCGGATGGCTGAATCGGCTTGTGGCGTCGGAACCGGAATCGTTCGAATCCGTTTTGCGGCATTGGCTGAGCGAGGCCGGCGCGCCCACGGAAGCACGCATGGCGCGGGCAATGTCCGAGGGTGAATCCAACCGCCTGGCCGATTGGCTGCGGACGGATGTGCGTGCCGCAATCGCCCAGATGCGGAATGACGGGGCATTGACATCTTACCTTCGCGCACAGGGCGGCCGGATCGGTTTCGACGAGGCCATCGGCCGTGTCCTGGAACGCCTGACGGCAAATCAGTTGCAGAATCTGCGCGGAACCGAAATACCGTATTGGGTGGCGGAAGTTCCTTTTGCGCCCGGGGGAACCATTCAGGGCGGGCTTGTGCATTTTTTGACGGACGGACGACGGGCAAAAGCCACGTCGCGCTCCGGTTACGCAACGATTGCGCTCGATTTGACGACGACCCGACTCGGCAATTTGTGGATTCTCCTCTATGCCGGCGGGGGGGAATGTCATTGCCGTGTACAAGCAACCGAAGAGGCTGTCATCAAGGCGCTGAACGATGCCGCGAATGAATTGCGGACCTCACTCGAAAAAGCGGGATATGATCGGGCCACGATTCAGATCGCCGAATGGGACGGCGACCGCTTGCGTGAAACGGCCGCGTTGTTTCGCCGCCATGCCGGCCTTCAGGTGACCGCATGAAGACGGATCGCGAAAAAAGCCGGCCGCGCGCGGTGGCCCTTCGCTATGACGAACAACGGGATGCGGCCCCGCGTGTTATCGCAAAAGGAACGGGGATTGTCGCGGAACGCATTGTCGAAGTGGCCCGGGCCAATGGCATTCATGTCCATGAAGATCCCGGACTCGTGGCCGCATTGTCCAAACTCGACCTGGAAGCGCCCATTCCCGAATCGCTCTACCGCGCCGTCGCGGAAGTCCTTGCCTTCATCTACCGGCTCGACCGCCGAATGGTTCCTTCGGGAAAGAAATAAAGCGGTCTCATTCACATTCAAACGGCAACAGATGGTAGCGTTCCATCAACTCGTGCGGGATCGGCAGCCCCGCATTTTGCAACGATTCAAGCACGGGGCGGCTCTGGGCATGGCTCATGGCGCCGCACACGGGTCCAAAAAGCGGACTCCATGCCGGCGGCAGATCGGCGGCGCGTTCGTACGCTTCGCGAATGGCCGCGATCGCGCCATCCCTATCATCTCCATTCGACAATGCACGCCACAGCAACCAGCAGGGTAGCGGATCTGTCGGCGTGGAAACGGCCGCTGTTCGGGCGAGCATCGCCGCTTCCGTAAAGTTTTGTTGCGCAATTGCCTTGGCGGCCAGCCACGCTTCGCCGGCCAGAGCGCCGGGCGCGATACTGTCGCACATATCCGCAAGGGACACGGCATGGTCCGGATTGAGATGAATCGCCCGTTGCAACGCAGCGACGGCGGTCTCATCGGGGGCGTGCAGGGCGAGGGCCATCGCCAGACGGATGGCCGATCCGCCGGAGAAATCGGGTGTATATCGAATGCTCTCGCAAAAGGTTTTCAGAGCGGGATGATCGGCATTTTGCGAAATGGCCCGGACAACGGCTTCTATCGGAAGAGAGGGAAAGAGAGCCTTTGCAACCGGCGGCATGGGTGGATCCCCTCGTGTTATACGATAGGCCATGATGCGCCGTTCGCCGGGGAAATCGCGCATGGTGTATTTGAGATTATGCTCCTGCAATCGTTGTTCGAGGTCGCCGCCTCCGCGCAAATGGATGTCCACCAAGAGAATCCATGCGCCGTTATGGCCGGATTGCTCCAGAAAGAACCGGGCCTCCGTGCATAATTGATCGCGGGAGTAGGCATCGCTTACCGGATTGGGCGCGTCCGGATAGTTGAATTTAAATTCGGCCGGCCAGAACGGATCCTCAATCAGGATCAGGTCGCCCGGCTGTCCCGTGGCCTTGATGTGGGCAATGACGCCCCGCCAATCCGTTCGGGTGGGACCGGGAACGCTCAGCGACAACTGATAGGCGTAGAGCAGGGCGATTCCCGCGACGTGGGCGCGCCGTATCGCCGCGTTCGGGATGGAGGCCAGCATGCCGCCCAGCGCGACGTAAATCGCAAGCGAACCGTAAACCGTGTAGCGGTTGCTGTAACAGGGTTGCCAGAGATACGACAAGGCAACCAATGTCATCACGGGAACGATCGGCCAGAACAGCAGGAAAAGCCAGTCGCGTTGCCCGGGGAAACGCCCGCGCAGGGCTTTCCATAGCGCCCAGACCATTGCCACGCAAAAGGAAACCGCCAATAATCCGCCGAGCCAGGGACGGATGCCGGTAATGGCCTCACGCCACGCCGCAAACGGTCCCTGCCATGCGTTCGGTGAAACCGGCGGATAAATCCGCAACAAATAGACGGCGTCGTCCGCCACGATATCCCACAGCCATTGTTGCCATGTCGGTTTGAGGTAGGATGCGTAAATGTTGTCGCCCGGGGGAACGTCTATCGTCATCACCCACAACGCCAGCGGCGCCAGCAACAGGACATGCGCAACGCCCCATGCCGCAAGACGGCGGACATGCTTGCGTGCGCCGCACAACAAAAACAGTCCTTCCGTGAAAAGCAGCAGTACCCCGAATAGATGGGTCCACAGCAGGCAAAGGTTCGCGA is part of the Candidatus Hydrogenedentota bacterium genome and harbors:
- a CDS encoding flagellar hook-length control protein FliK, producing the protein MLISGMYLPAAGVSPSLDAAFQLQVGHVLQGIIHASDEGLFLIAGQLRVQVSSQSGLVSGQAVTAEVLARNPDGQSFQFRITPQTTASPAPASLPAPGAAGMVETLLQALGAVKLPENAALLLPSSLPPSVDAARAALSFFVLKSQLGGDLRRIAAQIEEALRAGVPLRAETRALAGWLNRLVASEPESFESVLRHWLSEAGAPTEARMARAMSEGESNRLADWLRTDVRAAIAQMRNDGALTSYLRAQGGRIGFDEAIGRVLERLTANQLQNLRGTEIPYWVAEVPFAPGGTIQGGLVHFLTDGRRAKATSRSGYATIALDLTTTRLGNLWILLYAGGGECHCRVQATEEAVIKALNDAANELRTSLEKAGYDRATIQIAEWDGDRLRETAALFRRHAGLQVTA
- a CDS encoding EscU/YscU/HrcU family type III secretion system export apparatus switch protein, which encodes MKTDREKSRPRAVALRYDEQRDAAPRVIAKGTGIVAERIVEVARANGIHVHEDPGLVAALSKLDLEAPIPESLYRAVAEVLAFIYRLDRRMVPSGKK
- a CDS encoding glycosyltransferase family 39 protein, which produces MTSETKKIHAPEADIGARAAWIWLALIVAAGAALRLSRIGAESVDHEEYISLCHLDAPNLLAFLKLVKWHYPFSAPFSFAFEYVWSRAVGTSPVQVRLLYVLVGTLTIPAVYALGAEFYRGSTLARRAGLVAALCAALSPVYVFHSQEARQYAFLAFLGLCSMYSFLRGMRDTGGKWWVLNGIANLCLLWTHLFGVLLLFTEGLFLLCGARKHVRRLAAWGVAHVLLLAPLALWVMTIDVPPGDNIYASYLKPTWQQWLWDIVADDAVYLLRIYPPVSPNAWQGPFAAWREAITGIRPWLGGLLAVSFCVAMVWALWKALRGRFPGQRDWLFLLFWPIVPVMTLVALSYLWQPCYSNRYTVYGSLAIYVALGGMLASIPNAAIRRAHVAGIALLYAYQLSLSVPGPTRTDWRGVIAHIKATGQPGDLILIEDPFWPAEFKFNYPDAPNPVSDAYSRDQLCTEARFFLEQSGHNGAWILLVDIHLRGGGDLEQRLQEHNLKYTMRDFPGERRIMAYRITRGDPPMPPVAKALFPSLPIEAVVRAISQNADHPALKTFCESIRYTPDFSGGSAIRLAMALALHAPDETAVAALQRAIHLNPDHAVSLADMCDSIAPGALAGEAWLAAKAIAQQNFTEAAMLARTAAVSTPTDPLPCWLLWRALSNGDDRDGAIAAIREAYERAADLPPAWSPLFGPVCGAMSHAQSRPVLESLQNAGLPIPHELMERYHLLPFECE